From the genome of Erinaceus europaeus chromosome 1, mEriEur2.1, whole genome shotgun sequence:
aagtagaggtattagctcttctttgaaagttttgtagaattcatttgtaaaaccatctggtccaggacttttatttttgggaagatttttgataactgtttcaatttcattagctgtgatgggcctgttcatgttatccacttcctctttacttagttttggaagttggtaggtatctaggaaatcattcatttcttccaggttctctagcttggtggcatatagttgttcatagaagcctcgcatgatatgttgaatttctgcagtgtctgttgtgatttctcctctttcatttactatccgatttatttgggtcttctcccttttttgttttgtgagtctggctaaaggtttgtcgattttgtttactctttcgaagaaccaacatttactttcattgatcttttgtatggttttcctattctcaatgttatttatttctgccctaactttagtaatttctgtccttctggttgctttaggattcctttgttgttcttcttctaggtctttaagatgtacaatcaggctttttatttgtgccttttcttgtttcctaatgtgtgcttgtatagctatgaacttccctcttaggactgctttagctgtgtcctaaatattttgatagcttgtgtcttcattttcattgaactctcgaaacattttgatttcttccttgatttcctctttgacccagaagttgttaagaagtgtactgttgagcttccacattttggcactgttactaatcttttgttgattgttaagtgttagtttaattccactgtggtctgagaagatgcttgggatgatttcaattctcctgaatttgctgatgctgtctttgtggcctaacatatggtctatccttgagaatgatccatgcggatttgagtaaaatgtgtattccagtttcttgggatgaatgactctgaaaatgtccaatagttctagtttatctatctcttcatttagctcccttatgtctttactgattttctgcctggatgatctgtcaagttgagatagtggggtgttgaagtcccctactatgattgtgttactgttaatatattgctgtagctctttcagtagaagtttgatgtatttagatggcttctcattgggtgcatagatattaataattgttaagtcctcttgattgactgatcctctgagcattaagtagtgtccattcctatcttttttaatcttatctattttaaagtctatcatgtcagatatgagaatagctgttcctgcccttttttgtgggccattggcttgaatgatagttttccatcctttcactttaagtctgtgtttgtcttgttgagttaggtgagtttcctgtagacaacatattgttgggttgtgttttctgatccatcttcctactctgtgtcttttaataggtgaattcaggccattgacatttattgatatcaaagattgaagatattttaatgccattcttgtagagttttagagtgttttgatatatgtcctatttgtggtggtctggttgtttataggagacctttcagaacttctttcagggcaggcttggtgatggttgcttccttcaactgttgcttgtctgagaaggttttgatgcttccatctagtctgaatgacaatctagcagggtatagtattcttggctgaaagcctttctcattgagcactcgatagatatcttgccattctcttctggcctgtagtgtttgtatggagaagtctgctgctaatcttatgggttttcctttgtaggtgactctttgtttttctcttgcagccttgaggatcctttctttatccttattcctttccaatctaagtatgacatgtcttggtgtctttaggtctgagttaattctgtttgggaccctctggcttcttgaatctttatgtctttggtgttgtctagactagagaaattttcagctattatggcctggagaatgctttcttcctccccttctctttcttcctctggtaagccaataatgcgtatattgtttcttttgaagtcatcccataggactctgttgttgttttcagcatctcttaatctctttttgagatctcttacttcttttttagttgtctctaattcatcctcaatcttgctaattctgtcttcagcctcattgattctattctctttgccctctactggtttctggagttcatctattttgttgccctgctctgatactgttttagcttgttcagctagttgccttcttagctcagcgatttcagctttcagctctctaataaccatgagataattagaattttcttccatattctcatttgttgttcctccatttctgattacaattttttcaaattctttactcactcctgttattatttccttagctaatgtttggatgttaaactcgttttgtgcttcaccctctggaggacttttagctggactcttgtcctggttcgagtctccaatattttttcttgttgttttaaccattttatataagttaacagttttttcaatccctgagttggaattcagtggtgtaaaagccttttttttttttttcccctgtaggctatgggagcctgagggcttttaaactatcaataggcttcttagcttaatcactgactcctgaccaagagataaagcagggtgtggcagagataatccagtggttatgcaaagagactttcacagcccctcagctatgccaccaggtataggtcttctcctgagtttcccggttagatctctgtaccctggtgtaccctggtgtccctccctgttgctgctccagattctgagggtagtagcaatggagactcagagttgcacttggtgagtctctggggagtcctttcctcccttcagctgtccccttgttggtggagcagactggaggtggtgtctccactgacaaactgtcgaactgttagcagtcacttaatctctccttaggcccctttctcctctctgtcaccagccacgcgtgtttgtactcacgggtgatttactgggtttctgtggtcattctagtcctgtcttgtttcggtccgggtggtctcctttggtattcctagttgatccaggagaggagaggagaggagagaaagcgatctgctgctcctagctccgcctccggaagtcgaatctaaataaatgttttttaaaaacactaacaagttgggggctgggcggtagcacagcaggttaaacgaacatggcatgaagctcaaggaccagtgtaaggatcccagttcgagcccctggctccccacctgtgggggtggggggtgtaacttcacaagcggtgaagcagatctgcaggtgtcttgttctGTGTCCAGTGCATACAAAGTGACCACTGGAAATAGAGGTGGGACAGACAAAGCTCTCCTCTCAGGGAGCTGGCATTCCATTGGCTGAATAGTTGTTAAATAAGGACATTTTCATCCAGGAAGGAAAAGCAAACCAAGAGGCTAGAAGGGAAAGTAATTAGTGTTGAGGCAGGGGAGGTGCCAATACTAGGTTGACTCAAAGAAGGAGACACTTGACCTGAGCACTGGGCATAACTGGGCTAAGAGCACCCATCCCACTCCATGCAGGGTTGGCCCTGGTGCCTAGGAAATGTGACCTCTGTAGGTATCCCAGCAAAAGGATGATGCCTTTTTCCTTTGAATACCATGTCTGTTTGAGTGTCTGGGAGACAACAGTATCAAGTGCTCTCCTTTGAGGGCATCTCCCAAGAGAAGCAAGAGATTCCTATTCTCCCCAAGACCCACCCGAGGGAGGCAGGGTTAGCCCCATGCACCATGAGTTTGGGGAGGAAGGTATCATGAAGGCTTGTCCTCAGGAGTTCATAGATTCGCTTCTTGCAGACGGCCTCCAACGCTGTCTTCTCATGATTCTGTGACCTCCTGGCATCTGTGGCCCTGTCCTACAGTCTGGGTTCAGTTTCCTTCTGCATCCACCTCTGCAACTTCCAGACCTCACCTACCTGCCCACCATGTGCCAGCTGCAATTCCAGAACCAAACCTGAGGCAGGGTGAAAAAGGCAGCAACCTACCTGATGCTGCACGTCAGAGAGTTTTCACTCTGTTTCTTCCTTTTAGGGCAATGCCAGGAAGGCTCTTAGAATCACTGTATTATTCTGTTGGGAAGGAGGCTGAAACAGAAACTCAGAAATAGAAACAGTTCCTGGAAAGGATGGGAGGCAACCAAAGACGGTAGACCCAGAGGACAGAGGCCGCCACCTCCCATCCTCCCCCACCCACTGCCTTTTCTACTATCTTGAGTTTAGTGAATTTGTTACAATGCAACAGATACCATTCCTGACAATAACCTTGGCTTCTTCCTCTGGCGTGCTACAGATTAAGAGACTGAGGGCCAGAGAGGTTAGGTTACTTATAGAAAGTTACACAGAGGGAGTCggctggtagcgcagccggttaagtgcacgtggcgcaaagcacaagggccagcttaaggatcccggttcgagcccccggctccccacttacaggggagtcgcttcacaggcggtgaagcaggtctgcaggtgtctgtctttctctccctctctctgtcttcccctcctctctccatctctctctgtgctaacaacaatgacaacaatgaaaaacaacaatggaaacaaaagggaaaataaataaataaatatttaaaaagaaagaaagttacacAGCATAGTAAACACACAGAGGAAAGATACCTAGTTCTAACGCCTGCTTCCTTCATAGTGTCAGACCCAGCAAGATTCAGCTGAGACTTGCAGCCAGGATTTCAGCCCCTTATGATCTGCAGATTCAGTGTTGGCTCTCAGCTTCCCAGCCAACTCTGCGCTGGGCAAAGGGGGTTCAAGAGGAATGTGGCCTTGCcagatccgtgtgtgtgtgtgtgtgtgtgtgtgtgtgtgtgtgtgtgtgtgtgtgtgtgtgtgtgtgtgtgctggtgcCAGTCTAGATGCTAATTCCAGCTTCAGAGAGACTGCACTCTGGGAAAGGGAGGCAGACAAACTGGAGAGCCCTGTGTGGGTGCTCTAATGGGGGCCTTCAGGGAACATTAAGCGTCTGCAGTGACCTGGATCTGGGAAGGGTGGTCAGGGCTGCTGCTGGAGGAACCTCTCCCAGCCTTAGTCTTCCGCTGTGAAAATTCAACCTATGAAATGGGATAGTCACTACCTAACAGGGCTTTTGTGGGCACTTGATGAGGAAATGCCAGTCTAGTATTTAGCATGACACTTAGTACAGAGTAGTACACACTTGATAATCTTCACTTATTCCAGCTGCCTTCTCCAGTCAAAGTGGAAGTCCCATGAGGGCAGTGGTAGAGTTTGTTCACTGATGCATCCTAAGTGTCTAGGCCAGTCTGGTCAGAAAATGATTTGATCTATAACTGTATTTGGAAGGGGTGGGAATATTGCGGCCCTCTTTATTCCTAGGttcctctccacccacccacactCAGTAAGTGCCCCCAGTGCCCTGGCACCTCACCACCATGCTGCCCTGCGCAGCTGGAGCTCTCACTGCAGCTGCCTGGATACACATCTGCTCCATGAAATGCAACACCTCCCACCTCAGTGTCTTCCCCAAAGGACAGAGTTCCGGCTGTCCCTAAAGCTACTTCCATCTCTGAGAAAGGTACAGACCCAGGgccctccctcctgccttccACTGTCCTGTGTCAGCAtcaactacttcttttttttattattattatttctttattgggtaatcaatgttttacattcaacagtaaatacaatagtttgtacatgcataacattccccagttttccatataacgatacaacccccactaggtcctctgtcatccttcttggacctgtattctccccacccacccacccccaccccagtcttttactttggtgcgatatcaACTACTTCTTTGGGGGGAAAATTTTTCATCTTTCCAGAAAAGGGTTAGTTCTGGGTACCCTGCATGAGTTCATAGtcatatcaccaccaccaccaccccacccccacccccaacatagCAGTTTGCCTTCTATGGCTGAGGGCTAGACTTTGGGAGGAGTTATTCCACTGGAATGCCGGGCTCATGGTATGGGGTAGGCACTTGTGTGACTCTGCTCATTAGGGTGAGaacagacttttaaaaatctGTGATTCAGACTCCAATGAGCCATGCTGTGTTTGGTATGGCTTTTAAAAATAGACAACTTCCACTCTGGGTCATTTATTCCTTTATCCATTCTGTCACTCAGCAACTGTGCATGAGTTCCTCCTGTGTGTCTGGCCCAATGCTAAGTAAGGGATGAGAGACCCAAACAACTGCCCACTTTCCATGAAGGGATGATCTCTAAATAAGTTACTTCAAGTGAATTCACTTTATGCCCAAGTCTTAGGGATGaaaggggtctttgtgtggctAGGGAGCCATCTATCCCCACCCTATCCTGGAGGAGGCCACCCCCAGAAACAGACCTGAAAGCTAAGGCCATATTAAGAATTTTGTTAGCATTCATGTGTTATAGTGGGTTCACTCCTTgagctaattttaaaaaattgcacaTCTTCATGCTAAATTTTCTAACAGTGTGCAATGTCATACAGCACACATGATTCACTGCCCTCCTTTCTCCGACCTACCCGCCCCAGTCATGATTCATTCGTACCCAGCATCTATAGTTTTCTCCTACTttgttatatatatgtgtgtgtgtgatcatacTATGTCAGAGGTTATCAATCTGCAATAACTTGCAACTCCACCACCAAATTTACTCAGAGGATGGCTGCTAACCATTTAGTAATCATTTGATTGTTACTTTAGAGTAGAGGAGATGTTACTGCCCTCTAATGGGTAATGGTGCTAAATATCCTATAATACAGAGGACAGACCCACAATAGGGAATACTGTCTGATTCAGAATGTCCATGGTGATAAGGTTAAGAAACTCTATGCTTGGAAACTTCCGGAGGTGGGACTACAGAAcagcagcagctgtatttctctcctcttccctctcgggtcaactaggaatattaaaggagatcatctgggccTTCatcaaggcaggactagaatgatttcaggaacctaccaaatcaccagagtgagggattaagctaagaagcctacttatagtttaaaagccctcaggctcccataacctacagggaagaaaaagaacaaaagaggctttaacagtcagtgtgctccaactcagggattaaaataatattgaaacaactgtcaatttccacagctgtgaaccctttaagtaccttacttagacacaagttaatccaggcaagagtgatcagtaatttgaaaagttctgagagagggacctcataacatactatatagaatggttaaaccaacaagaagaagccCTATGCTTTATaagactctctctccctctccctccctattcatctccctcccactccctccctcttcctctccctccctctccctctccccctctctctcctccctctccccctctctctccttctccctctccccttccttccccctctccctctcctcctccctccccctctccctctccctttctctctctctccctctctcacacacacacaccagcatttATAGATCCACAATATTCTTTGTTTTTGCATAAAGACTCATTGTATAGATGCTCCAGCATTTAAGTGTTACAGTCTTTTGCTATTTATTGTAAAGATCAATGCTGCAAGGAATAAAtactcttttatattttttttagtcATGTGTTAGGTCAGAGAATACATTGATGGAGGTGAGATGGATGAATCTGAGAGTTCATTAACATGTTAAACAGCCTGACTTCAAATCTCTTTGGGGTACAGTCCATTGGGAGAGTGGCCCTGGAGTTCTCATGGGACAGGTCTTCTTGGTTCCTCATTGGCAGAGAAAGTTGTTTGACTGCCCGTCTCTCCACAGGATGAGGTGTCTGCTACCTGAAGACATCAAGCCAGGCCCCAAGTGAAGCCCCTGAGCTGAGTGCCCACACTGCCCTCCCACCTTCCCATGGAGAAAGGACTCAATTTGCCCCAGGACTGCTGGGATTTTGTGCACAGCCTGAGGATGAGGAGCAAATATGCTCTTTTCTTGGCTTTTGTGCTGGTTGTTTTTGTCTTCattgaaaaggaaaataagttcATCTCAAGGTGAGGGATGCAGGCACAAGGCCTCCTTATCAGGGCAGAACAGGCAGTGGAATAGTTCTTAGGCTCTCTGCCCTGCTGGCTTGGCACATATCCTCATACCTGTGCACTGGTGAGACTTGAACTCATACCTGGGGTGGGATTCCTATCCTGGAATTGTTAAGCAGTGAAAGCTTAGAtcctttattttgcttttctatGTCTTAAGCTCTGCTGTGAAATGTGGAAATGATGTTGAAATGATTTAAGTAGAGAATGTGAAAACATTCAGCCTGGGGCCTGGCATGTACTTGGTATCCCATACTTGCTGGCCTAGGATGATGCTGTGCATTCCCTCTAGAAATCTGAAGTTGAAGATGAGGGTGAGCCCAGGGTACAGGTTCCTGGTGGACAGACCTGCCATGTACAGCTGCCCAGATTGTGTACTACTAAACTATACAGATGTGCACTTACACAGGTGACACAGTGACACTAGGAAAACTTATCTTTAAATTGGCAACATATTGCTATGTTCAGTTGCCCTGCTGTTGGGGTAGAGCAATACAGATATatattttctcctcttcctccttctcctcctcctccttcttctcctcctccttctcctccctctccttcttctcctcctcctccttctcctcctcttcttcttcctcctccccctccctctcctcctcttccttcctctccttcccgtTCCCCtttccactcctcctcctcctttttgtcaccagtgttattgctgggggcttagtgcctacaggacaaatccactgttcctggtggccattttaccttttttctttttttctttcatttgatagaggagagagaaattgaggggggagacaaagagaggcacctaaagcacagcttcaccacatgtgaagctttccctctacaggtggagaccaagggcttgagcctgggactttgtgcatggcaacatgtggactcaaccccACTGtggcactgcccagctcccaaaaagGGTTTTCAGACTTGTTCCAAGCACACCCCTTGCAAAGAAGCATCAGCCTAAATGGATAAGCTAGAAGTTGGGGTGTGTAGGGTTCCCCAGTGGGATTAAACCTCATTTGCCTACAGGAGTAACCTGCTCACCCTTTGTGGGCGTTCCTTTCCTCCTCTGCCTTACTTACCCCTCTGCATCCTCTATCAGGGCTTGCTGTTACTGTGTCCCAAATAAACTACTTACACTCCAGTCCTTGCTACCACATCTGCTTCTGGGGAAACAAAGACAGGCAGTAGGTGATCAACGGGGAGGTTGCTTAGGGCTGCACAGGACAGAGTCCCCATTCAGTCTCTGACCCAAGTTTCCTCTTGGTCTTCACAGGGTCTCGGGCAAGCTGAGGCAGATCCCCCAGCCTCTGGTTGATGCCAACAGCACTGACCAAGCGCTGGTCTTGGCAGAGAACGCGTCCCTCTTGTCCCTGAGTGAGCTCAATCCCGCCTTCACCCAGTTGCAGAACCGTCTGCGAAACTTCAGTCTGCAGCTGGGCCTGGAGCcagcagaggagagcagggggGAGGAGGAGCGAGAGGAAACTGCACCGGGACTCTCCCAGCCTGGGCCCCGCCGCCACGTGCTCCTTATGGCCACCACTCGCACGGGCTCCTCATTTGTGGGCGAGTTCTTCAACCAGCAGGGCAACATCTTCTACCTCTTTGAGCCCTTGTGGCACATCGAGCGCACCGTGTCCTTCGAGCCTGGAGGTGCAGGAGCAGCGGGCTCGGCCCTGGTCTATCGCGACGTGCTCAAGCAGCTGTTCCTGTGCGACCTGTACGTTCTGGAGCATTTCATTAGCCCCCTGCCCGAGGACCACCTGACCCAGTTCATGTTCCGCCGGGGCTCCAGCCGCTCCCTCTGCGAGGACCCGGTCTGCACGCCCTTCGTCAAGAAGGTTTTTGAGAAGTACCACTGCAAGAACCGCCGCTGCGGGCCGCTCAATGTGACGCTGGCGGCTGAGGCCTGTCTCCGCAAGGAGCACATGGCCCTCAAGGCCGTCCGCATCCGCCAGCTGGAGTTCCTGCAGCCTCTGGCCGAGGACCCCCGGCTGGACCTACGCATCATCCAGCTGGTGCGGGACCCCCGGGCCGTGCTGGCCTCCCGCATGGTGGCCTTCGCCGGCAAGTACGAGACCTGGAAGAAGTGGCTGGTGGAGGGGCAGGACcggctgagagaggaggaggtgcaGCGCCTTCGGGGCAACTGCGAGAGCATCCGCCTGTCTGCAGAGCTGGGCCTGAGCCAGCCCCCCTGGCTGCGGGGCCGCTACATGCTCGTGCGCTACGAGGACGTGGCCCGCAGGCCCCTGCAGAAGGCCCGGGAGATGTACCGCTTCGCGGGCATCCCCCTCACCCCTCAGGTGGAGGACTGGATCCAGAAGAACACCCAGGCGGCCCAGGACAGCAGCGGCATTTATTCCACGCAGAAGAACTCCTCCGAGCAGTTTGAGAAGTGGCGCTTCAGCATGCCCTTCAAGCTGGCACAGGTGGTGCAGGCCGCCTGTGGCCCTGCCATGCGCCTCTTCGGCTACAAGTTGGCACACGATGCCACCTCCCTCATCAACCGCTCTGTCAGCCTGCTGGAGGAGGGAGGCACCTTCTGGGTCACATAGGGGGCCTGGGGCCACATGCACCCCTCCTAATGAAAGGCCCACCCTGCCTTTCTTGCTACCAGGCTAGCCGTGAGACAGCAGctcagaggcaggcagggagctgtGCAGGGCGCAGGCAGCTCCTCTGCTGTAGAAGTAGGCCCCCCAGCCAGCTAGCTTCCCCCTCCTCTGCTGTGGGATTGGGGGTTTTTGCTGAGAACAGGACTACTGCCTGCTACCTTGAGGGCCAAACTAGCCCAGATCCAAGGTGTTGCCACTTCCTGGGTAGGCCCAGGTGCATCAGGGCCTATggacaactctctctctctctctctctctctctttccctctcacataACACTAGAAACATACCGGAGCTCAGATGTTTTTCAACCAAAAAGTTCTGGAACACCGATCAGTCACTTCCTCTTACTCAGTACTGGCCTTTCCATCTCTGGGTTCCCCACAATCCATTCTGGACTCTGCGTTGTCCTTGGGGAGGGAGGGGTTGGAACAGCCCAGAGGGTCAGAGGAAGGCAGTGGAGATTTACCAGATGATCATGGCTACTTGTCAACCAAAAGTAATTCACTATCTTAATAAATAGGATGATGTTTCCCTTTACTGATAAACACACCCTGTATTGAGCTATAACACATATTTAGACAGAGAAAGACTTacacagggagacagaaaagcactataaaaaacaaacactcATACACAAATGAGCTCTCCGTTGTTTTATGCTCACAAGGTTTATCTGCATCACCTCAAGAGGAGCCTTTAGTAACATTTCTAGAATTATTTGGAGCTGGGGGAGAAAACATCATCCTGAACCATGACTCCATCTGTTCCAAACTGGACTTGGGGCTGAAACGTGGGTTACAGGACTGCTGAGTCCTTCACCCCAGCCCATGCTGGATTCTCATGGCTACCTCCTGGCCCATCGTGTCCTCCCTGCTGGCAGGCAGGATATTATGAAATGGCATGACTGATCCTCACATGACATGATCCCAAAGGCCCCAGTTTGATTGGCTTCCCAAGACCATGTCTATATCTGAAGGCTGCCTCGGGTCTGACTGGAGAAGCAGCTGTGGACGCCGGAGACAAAAGGCAGCTCGTAGGTCCTGTCATTTCCAACCAGGCCTCACCCGGGGTAAGACCCGGGACAAAGGATTGAGAGCTGTTGGGGAAGAAGTCCCATCAAAATACCCCCTTCCCTTGGGAGGATGGGGAACAGAGGTCAACCTCATGATTTGTTACCATGGTTACATGGTTCGTGTCTGCAATTCCTCCTTTAGGGCTCTGGGAAGTGTATTGCTTAACTAGGATGAGATAggtttttatgtgtttgtgtttttaagttatttatattttcatgTGTTGTTTTATGgctgtgtgtttttgttttgtttctgcagGAGTGCCTTGTAGAAGCAGTCTGCTTGAGGGGTTGATAGGGGGAGCTGGGAGGACCAATGGGGGAAAGAACTCTGGCTCCTGCTaaaaatgggagagaaaaaagagcctTCTAGGAGGATCAGAACCTAGGTGGCCATGTGACAGCCCACAGTATGGCAGGGACTTTTCTGTTTGAGCCCATGTGGaaaaatatctaaaaacaaacaaacatcagcTTTCTTTGCAGAGTATACAGAAGTGGCGAAAGTAGcaaccctcacctcctctccaagAAAAGAACAGGCTTGAGTATCTTTTCTAGGTCTTAACACATTTTGGGGACTGGAAGAGTCAAGGGTCAAGAGTCAATAGAAACCTGTCCCCTACTTTCATTCCAAACTCAGTGGCAGagctcagtactgctttagaacCTGCAAGGAATTGTGGGAGTTCACTAAAGACTGTTTCTAATGTCCTGGACAACCTCTCTGTCAGATCCATCCCCTTGGCAAACCCAGAGGGCTAAGTTTTTGGGTTGAGTATTATGAGCACCAGCTGATGCCatcagagggaagggaagagtgtCCTATCAGACGTCACTATAAAGGTGAGAATGGTGGTCATCTTGTAGGCCCACATTTGAGCTGCTCTGTCACCATCATCAGGGTGAACTATAGCCATTCAAGAAGGATTCCACACTAGGTTTCCCAATTCAAGAATACATTGTTCAGGGAGCTCTAATTTGGGGTTCAAGGGACCTCTGAAATCTTGATTTCCACCTCTTGATCCCGAGACAGAGTGAGGTCAGAATGCTCCGGCAGGCTCACAAGTGCTTCCTGTCCTGTTCCCCCTAGGAACTGGCAGGGGGTGGGCACCTCTGTTGAGGACCCCTCCTGAGGTCTTCCTAGTGtggatttcttcctttctcccctatGCCTCTGGGACTGAGGCCTCAACCCCTCAATTCTAAGAACAATTACGAGAATGGACCTTTGGGACTTCTCAGGACCTTGACAGTTTGTATGCTGCaagttgactttatttattttgtgaaaagaagaaacaaaaaaaaaagatgccttaccatttgcaaggatTTAAATGCTGTACCCAAGTCAAGAAAGACGTAATAATGGTAgaaaccattcattcattcactccatACACACAAGGACCCTAGAAGACAATTCAGAGTTCTAGAGGGGACTAAATCAAGAGCTCAGAAGTCATAGCAATTCCAGGGTTTTGTTTAAGAAGATTTCTTGGTTTTCTCTTAAAGATTTGAAGATGTAACAGGCCCTTTGTGCTGTGTTACCTTTGCACAGGTATCTGAAAGAGGGCACAGTTCACATGAGTGTTCATGTGAGGATTCAGTGACACTCTGGGACTCAGGGCTtggggaagggcagggcaggTCAGGGCAGGGCCCTCCACATTGGCACCCACCTGCCTAGATACGGAGCAATTAAGGGCTGTCACCTCCACCCACTG
Proteins encoded in this window:
- the CHST3 gene encoding carbohydrate sulfotransferase 3 isoform X2; translated protein: MLPAPDPGEPRRVGFAASLAQSEVAWRPGVSGKLRQIPQPLVDANSTDQALVLAENASLLSLSELNPAFTQLQNRLRNFSLQLGLEPAEESRGEEEREETAPGLSQPGPRRHVLLMATTRTGSSFVGEFFNQQGNIFYLFEPLWHIERTVSFEPGGAGAAGSALVYRDVLKQLFLCDLYVLEHFISPLPEDHLTQFMFRRGSSRSLCEDPVCTPFVKKVFEKYHCKNRRCGPLNVTLAAEACLRKEHMALKAVRIRQLEFLQPLAEDPRLDLRIIQLVRDPRAVLASRMVAFAGKYETWKKWLVEGQDRLREEEVQRLRGNCESIRLSAELGLSQPPWLRGRYMLVRYEDVARRPLQKAREMYRFAGIPLTPQVEDWIQKNTQAAQDSSGIYSTQKNSSEQFEKWRFSMPFKLAQVVQAACGPAMRLFGYKLAHDATSLINRSVSLLEEGGTFWVT
- the CHST3 gene encoding carbohydrate sulfotransferase 3 isoform X1 yields the protein MEKGLNLPQDCWDFVHSLRMRSKYALFLAFVLVVFVFIEKENKFISRVSGKLRQIPQPLVDANSTDQALVLAENASLLSLSELNPAFTQLQNRLRNFSLQLGLEPAEESRGEEEREETAPGLSQPGPRRHVLLMATTRTGSSFVGEFFNQQGNIFYLFEPLWHIERTVSFEPGGAGAAGSALVYRDVLKQLFLCDLYVLEHFISPLPEDHLTQFMFRRGSSRSLCEDPVCTPFVKKVFEKYHCKNRRCGPLNVTLAAEACLRKEHMALKAVRIRQLEFLQPLAEDPRLDLRIIQLVRDPRAVLASRMVAFAGKYETWKKWLVEGQDRLREEEVQRLRGNCESIRLSAELGLSQPPWLRGRYMLVRYEDVARRPLQKAREMYRFAGIPLTPQVEDWIQKNTQAAQDSSGIYSTQKNSSEQFEKWRFSMPFKLAQVVQAACGPAMRLFGYKLAHDATSLINRSVSLLEEGGTFWVT